From a single Vampirovibrio chlorellavorus genomic region:
- a CDS encoding Fur family transcriptional regulator, which produces MSVVTSNRPAKSTQAVLEALQQLNHATAPDVMDWINRAPGAKKVSLTSVYRALNQLVSEARIKPLNFNDGQVRYELNNQHMHHHHLICTRCEKVQMLDSCPFQPVLSELKGKFRVDYHNFEVFGLCASCMQTP; this is translated from the coding sequence ATGAGCGTAGTCACCTCCAATCGTCCAGCCAAATCCACTCAGGCTGTGCTGGAAGCCCTTCAGCAGCTAAACCACGCCACGGCACCCGATGTCATGGACTGGATCAATCGAGCCCCCGGTGCCAAAAAAGTCAGTTTGACCAGTGTATACCGGGCCTTGAACCAGCTGGTCTCGGAGGCTCGCATTAAGCCGCTCAATTTTAATGATGGCCAGGTGCGCTATGAATTGAACAATCAGCACATGCATCATCACCACCTGATTTGCACCCGGTGCGAAAAAGTGCAGATGCTGGACAGCTGCCCGTTTCAGCCCGTTCTCAGTGAACTGAAAGGCAAGTTCCGGGTGGATTACCACAATTTTGAAGTGTTTGGGCTCTGCGCCAGTTGTATGCAAACCCCTTAA
- the rplL gene encoding 50S ribosomal protein L7/L12, with amino-acid sequence MPVELDDKTSKIFEEIKTLSFLQTANLVKAFEDEFGITASAPMAVAAMPAAGGAAAEEEVTDVTVILKDAGSNKIAVLKEVRAITGLGLKEAKDLVDAAPKPIKEGVKKEDAAKLKEQLEAAGATIEIK; translated from the coding sequence ATGCCTGTTGAATTAGATGACAAGACAAGTAAGATTTTTGAAGAAATCAAAACCTTGAGCTTCTTGCAAACCGCCAATCTGGTAAAAGCGTTCGAAGACGAGTTCGGTATCACCGCTTCCGCTCCCATGGCCGTTGCTGCTATGCCTGCCGCTGGTGGCGCTGCCGCTGAAGAAGAAGTGACTGATGTGACCGTTATCTTGAAAGATGCCGGTAGCAACAAGATCGCCGTTTTGAAAGAAGTGCGCGCCATCACCGGTTTGGGCTTGAAAGAAGCCAAGGATCTGGTGGACGCTGCTCCGAAGCCCATCAAAGAAGGCGTGAAAAAAGAAGACGCCGCCAAATTGAAAGAGCAGCTGGAAGCCGCTGGCGCTACCATCGAAATCAAGTAA
- a CDS encoding type II toxin-antitoxin system RelE/ParE family toxin yields MSALLSDGFSALPPESIQPEREWTLYLTRTADKAQKNLDKPLRILIRDALLRLCQNPERLGERLSQPLTTVFSHHITYKGKEFRIAYQLSPETDSVVVLLIGPHENFYRKLKNMLYAS; encoded by the coding sequence ATGAGCGCCTTGCTAAGCGATGGCTTCTCGGCCTTACCCCCGGAAAGCATACAACCTGAGCGTGAATGGACGCTTTATTTAACCCGGACGGCGGATAAGGCCCAGAAAAATCTGGACAAACCGCTGCGAATCCTGATTCGAGATGCCTTATTACGGCTTTGTCAAAATCCGGAACGTCTGGGTGAGCGTTTGTCTCAGCCTTTAACCACCGTTTTTTCCCATCACATCACTTACAAGGGCAAAGAGTTCCGCATTGCCTACCAGTTATCTCCGGAAACGGACAGTGTGGTGGTGTTATTGATTGGCCCCCACGAGAATTTTTACCGCAAGCTCAAGAATATGCTTTATGCTTCTTAA
- the fliS gene encoding flagellar export chaperone FliS gives MNAANPYARQAETYKKNQIETATPEEILIMLYEGAIRFLLVAKKADEEKNLEKYSKNIIKAQHIIQEFMNSLDLEIGGEMAVNLYRLYDYLHYRLVQGNIKRDIAMLDEVIDHLRKLKGTWEEAIVIAKRQREALPDEPETTVQV, from the coding sequence ATGAATGCTGCCAACCCTTACGCCAGACAGGCTGAGACCTACAAGAAGAATCAGATTGAAACGGCCACCCCGGAAGAAATCCTGATTATGCTCTATGAGGGGGCCATTCGGTTTTTGCTGGTCGCCAAAAAGGCCGATGAAGAAAAAAATCTGGAAAAATACAGTAAAAACATCATCAAGGCCCAGCACATCATCCAGGAATTCATGAACAGTCTGGATTTGGAAATCGGGGGCGAAATGGCCGTCAACCTGTACCGCCTGTACGACTACTTACACTACCGGCTGGTGCAAGGTAACATTAAAAGAGATATCGCCATGCTGGATGAAGTCATCGATCATCTCAGAAAACTGAAAGGGACCTGGGAAGAGGCCATTGTTATCGCCAAGCGGCAAAGGGAAGCGTTACCGGATGAACCCGAAACCACCGTGCAAGTATAA
- the rplJ gene encoding 50S ribosomal protein L10, protein MGKLAQKQETVEVLKEHLGKATIAVVADYRGLTVSELTQLRRELYKEKAQFTVAKNTLAIHAIKDTELDALKDSLKGPTALLIGQADQVAPVKILTEFFKKNKKSNQIRAGVLDSKLLSPAEVDQLAKLPPLEELRGKLVGAINSPLSGIVSAISSPQRGLVNVLDQYAKRLQEA, encoded by the coding sequence GTGGGAAAACTGGCCCAAAAACAAGAGACCGTAGAAGTACTCAAGGAGCACTTGGGGAAAGCCACCATCGCTGTCGTGGCTGACTATCGCGGTTTGACTGTGTCCGAGCTGACCCAGCTTCGCCGGGAACTCTACAAAGAGAAAGCTCAGTTCACGGTTGCAAAAAACACGTTGGCAATCCATGCCATCAAAGACACCGAACTGGACGCCTTGAAGGATTCGCTGAAAGGTCCGACCGCTCTGCTCATTGGGCAGGCCGATCAGGTTGCCCCGGTGAAAATCCTGACCGAGTTCTTTAAAAAGAACAAAAAGTCCAATCAAATCCGGGCCGGTGTCCTGGACAGCAAGCTTCTGAGTCCGGCTGAAGTGGATCAGCTGGCAAAGCTCCCGCCACTCGAAGAGCTTCGCGGAAAACTGGTGGGTGCTATCAATTCTCCGTTGAGCGGTATTGTTTCGGCAATCAGCAGCCCGCAGCGCGGTCTGGTGAACGTGCTGGATCAGTATGCGAAACGTTTGCAGGAAGCGTAA
- a CDS encoding helix-turn-helix domain-containing protein yields MAYNIDKKYAILYNPVMNELIQILSRARKRIGLSQAALGQKLGMPQSHISKIEKGEVDLRLSSLIDMARLLGLDLLIVPRELTPVIQSLMMPASSGQEEKSLPEMLLSESSEELE; encoded by the coding sequence ATGGCATATAATATTGATAAAAAATATGCCATACTATATAATCCAGTCATGAACGAGTTGATACAGATACTGAGCCGAGCAAGAAAACGCATCGGTCTTAGTCAGGCCGCTTTAGGTCAAAAGCTAGGCATGCCGCAAAGCCATATCTCCAAAATTGAAAAAGGAGAGGTGGATCTCAGGCTTAGCAGCCTGATCGATATGGCCCGCCTTTTGGGCCTAGATCTGCTCATTGTTCCCAGAGAGCTAACGCCTGTCATCCAAAGCCTGATGATGCCTGCCTCATCAGGACAAGAGGAAAAGTCTCTTCCTGAGATGCTGCTTTCAGAAAGTAGTGAGGAGCTTGAGTGA
- the rpoB gene encoding DNA-directed RNA polymerase subunit beta, with the protein MRSTLPGIGSLPLEQLPDLAEIQKNSFNWFITEGLKEELLSFSPIRDYTGRLELYFLPEYSFDKPKHTVESARLHDTTYARQLRIMLRLVNRDTGEIKEQEAYIGEIPMMTDRGTFIINGAERVIVSQIVRSPGIYYKKDQALNGKRIFNATMIPNRGAWLKFETDINDVIYVKIDKNRKILATTLLRALGLSVAEMENQFRHFDYLKKTLDKDPTETTEEALIEVYKKLRPGDPPSVSGGRSLLESRFFDEKRYDLGKVGRYKVNKKLGLSAPDTVRVLTNEDIVSAIDYLINLNYDDGQVDDIDHLGNRRIRAVGELLQNQFRVGLTRLERIVKERMTLQDIDTLTPNNLLNPKPLLAAIREFFGSSQLSQFMDQTNPLSELTHKRRLSALGPGGLTRERAGFAVRDIHPSHYGRICPVETPEGPNAGLIGSLATYARVNEYGFLETPYWEVKDGKLTGEIHFLSADEEDKYRVAPGDATRAEDGTLTGSAVPVRYRNEFTITEPDTVDYVGVSPIQIVSVGTALIPFLEHDDANRALMGSNMQRQSVPLVSAERPMVGTGLERRVAMDSGMSLVSEVEGKVERVTGESIDIRGKDGKLHSYPMIKYLRSNQDTCLNHRPIVRVGDSVDAGQVIADGAASQQGELALGRNIMVAFMPWEGYNFEDAILISERLIHDDVYTSIHIEKLEVDARTTKLGPEEITREIPNVGEDALRNLDERGIVRVGARMFAGDILVGKITPKGESEHPPEEKLLRAIFAEKARDVRDNSLRVPHGEGGRVVDVKVFDREKGDELPPGANTVVRVYLAQKRKISVGDKVAGRHGNKGIVSKILPIEDMPFMPDGTPIDIVLNPLGVPSRMNVGQTYETLLGLAAHLTGKHYEVPPFDEMYGEEASRTAVTKELQTAIDDAGIDWIFSDGKAVLYDGRNGEPFANRVAIGRMYVMKLVHLVDDKIHARSTGPYSLVTQQPLGGKAQFGGQRFGEMEVWALEAYGAAYTLQEMLTIKSDDVVGRSRAYEAIVKGENLNRPSIPESFKVLVREIHSIGLDITVKKRLKDGREVEIDLMADEAARAPKREFASAGNELLNFFSANSDSI; encoded by the coding sequence ATGCGTTCAACCCTTCCAGGTATTGGGTCTCTCCCCCTGGAGCAACTACCAGATTTGGCTGAAATTCAAAAGAATTCTTTTAACTGGTTTATTACCGAAGGTCTTAAAGAAGAGCTTTTATCCTTCTCTCCAATTCGTGACTACACCGGCCGTCTAGAGCTTTACTTCCTGCCAGAATACAGTTTCGACAAGCCCAAGCACACTGTGGAAAGTGCCCGGCTTCATGACACCACCTATGCTCGTCAACTCAGAATTATGTTGCGCCTGGTCAACCGGGATACCGGTGAGATCAAGGAGCAGGAAGCCTATATCGGCGAAATTCCCATGATGACCGATCGTGGGACTTTCATCATTAACGGCGCCGAGCGGGTGATTGTTTCCCAGATCGTCCGTTCCCCCGGGATTTATTACAAGAAAGATCAGGCCTTGAACGGTAAGCGTATCTTTAACGCTACCATGATCCCCAATCGGGGCGCCTGGTTGAAGTTTGAAACCGATATCAACGACGTCATCTACGTCAAGATTGACAAAAACCGCAAGATTTTGGCCACTACCCTCTTGCGTGCCTTGGGTCTTTCCGTCGCGGAAATGGAAAACCAGTTCCGTCATTTTGACTACCTCAAGAAGACTTTGGATAAGGATCCTACGGAAACCACCGAGGAAGCCTTGATCGAGGTCTACAAAAAACTCCGTCCCGGTGATCCGCCCAGCGTTAGCGGCGGACGCTCTCTCTTGGAAAGCCGCTTCTTTGATGAAAAGCGCTATGACTTGGGCAAGGTGGGCCGCTACAAGGTCAACAAAAAACTGGGCTTGTCCGCGCCAGATACTGTGCGGGTTTTGACCAACGAAGATATCGTTTCGGCCATCGATTACCTGATTAACCTGAATTACGATGATGGTCAGGTGGATGACATCGATCATTTGGGGAACCGTCGGATTCGCGCGGTGGGTGAACTGCTGCAAAACCAGTTCCGGGTGGGTTTAACCCGTCTGGAGCGGATTGTTAAAGAGCGGATGACCTTGCAGGATATCGACACGTTGACCCCCAACAATCTGTTGAACCCCAAGCCTTTGCTGGCGGCCATCCGGGAGTTTTTTGGCTCTTCCCAGCTCTCCCAGTTTATGGATCAAACTAATCCATTGTCTGAGTTGACCCACAAACGACGTTTGTCTGCCTTGGGGCCTGGTGGTTTGACCCGTGAGCGGGCCGGTTTTGCGGTTCGTGATATTCACCCCAGCCACTACGGAAGAATTTGCCCGGTAGAGACACCGGAAGGGCCCAACGCCGGTTTGATTGGCTCTTTGGCCACTTATGCCCGCGTGAACGAGTATGGCTTCCTGGAAACCCCATATTGGGAAGTCAAAGACGGGAAGCTGACCGGGGAAATCCACTTCTTGTCCGCCGATGAAGAGGACAAGTATCGTGTGGCCCCCGGTGACGCCACCCGTGCTGAGGATGGTACCTTGACTGGTTCCGCCGTTCCGGTTCGTTATCGCAACGAATTTACCATTACCGAACCCGATACCGTTGACTACGTCGGCGTTTCCCCCATCCAGATTGTCTCTGTGGGTACGGCCTTGATTCCCTTTTTGGAGCATGATGATGCCAACCGGGCCTTGATGGGCTCTAACATGCAACGGCAATCGGTGCCTTTGGTTTCCGCTGAGCGTCCCATGGTTGGAACTGGCCTGGAGCGTCGCGTGGCCATGGACTCCGGTATGTCGCTGGTTTCCGAAGTGGAAGGTAAAGTCGAGCGCGTGACCGGTGAGAGCATTGACATCCGTGGCAAAGACGGGAAGCTCCACTCTTACCCCATGATCAAGTACCTGCGCAGTAACCAGGATACCTGCTTAAACCACCGTCCCATTGTCCGGGTGGGTGATTCCGTGGACGCCGGACAGGTCATTGCCGACGGCGCCGCCAGTCAGCAAGGCGAACTGGCACTGGGTCGCAACATTATGGTGGCCTTCATGCCTTGGGAAGGCTACAACTTTGAAGATGCCATCCTAATCAGCGAGCGCCTCATTCACGATGATGTGTACACCAGTATTCACATCGAGAAATTGGAAGTAGACGCCCGTACCACTAAGCTGGGGCCGGAGGAAATCACCCGGGAGATTCCCAACGTGGGTGAAGACGCCCTGCGCAACCTGGATGAGCGCGGTATCGTGCGGGTTGGTGCCCGGATGTTCGCCGGTGACATTCTGGTCGGCAAGATTACCCCCAAGGGTGAATCCGAGCATCCGCCGGAAGAGAAGCTGCTGCGGGCCATTTTTGCCGAGAAGGCACGTGATGTGAGAGACAACTCTCTCCGTGTTCCCCACGGAGAAGGTGGCCGGGTGGTTGATGTGAAGGTCTTTGACCGCGAAAAAGGTGATGAATTGCCGCCCGGGGCCAATACCGTGGTTCGAGTCTACTTGGCCCAGAAGCGTAAAATCAGCGTGGGCGACAAGGTGGCAGGACGTCACGGAAACAAGGGGATTGTTTCCAAGATCCTACCCATTGAAGATATGCCCTTCATGCCGGATGGCACCCCCATTGATATCGTTTTGAACCCGCTGGGCGTACCGTCTCGTATGAACGTGGGTCAAACCTATGAGACTCTGTTGGGCTTAGCGGCTCACTTGACTGGCAAGCACTACGAAGTGCCTCCGTTCGATGAAATGTACGGGGAAGAAGCCTCTCGTACGGCCGTTACCAAAGAATTGCAAACTGCCATTGATGACGCCGGCATCGACTGGATTTTCAGCGATGGGAAAGCGGTCTTGTATGATGGACGGAACGGCGAGCCCTTCGCCAACCGGGTCGCCATTGGTCGCATGTACGTTATGAAACTGGTCCACCTGGTAGACGACAAGATCCACGCCCGTAGCACCGGCCCTTACAGCTTGGTAACCCAGCAGCCGTTGGGTGGTAAGGCTCAATTTGGTGGTCAGCGCTTCGGGGAGATGGAAGTATGGGCCCTGGAAGCATACGGCGCCGCCTATACCCTGCAGGAAATGCTAACCATCAAGTCTGATGATGTGGTGGGTCGTTCCCGGGCTTATGAGGCCATCGTCAAAGGTGAGAACCTGAATCGACCCAGTATTCCTGAGTCTTTCAAGGTACTGGTTCGTGAAATTCATAGTATTGGCCTGGATATTACAGTGAAAAAACGACTGAAAGACGGTCGTGAGGTTGAAATCGATTTGATGGCGGATGAAGCGGCTCGTGCCCCCAAGCGCGAATTTGCCTCCGCTGGCAACGAACTGCTCAACTTCTTCTCTGCCAATTCCGATTCGATTTAA
- a CDS encoding response regulator, whose protein sequence is MVSLIPVLVVEDDPHWQEGIQVLLQQSGRFQAVSIVDHYEDALSAFTQYQPQLVLLDWQIIGEKDGLDVGHKLLQLGLASHQIVLISAANPQSIPSHPFLYIPKNQISDQLLPLLDALFPA, encoded by the coding sequence ATGGTATCGCTCATCCCGGTTCTTGTTGTAGAAGATGATCCCCACTGGCAAGAGGGGATTCAGGTTTTGCTGCAGCAAAGTGGTCGGTTTCAGGCCGTATCCATTGTTGATCATTACGAAGACGCCCTGAGCGCATTTACGCAGTATCAGCCACAGCTGGTTCTGCTGGACTGGCAGATTATTGGAGAGAAAGACGGGCTGGACGTCGGGCATAAACTGCTTCAGCTCGGCCTGGCCTCTCATCAAATCGTCCTGATTAGCGCGGCCAATCCGCAATCCATCCCCAGCCACCCGTTTCTGTATATCCCTAAAAATCAAATCTCGGACCAACTTTTGCCCCTGCTGGACGCTTTATTTCCCGCGTAA
- a CDS encoding type II toxin-antitoxin system HipA family toxin, translating to MTEITILEVFLYEQLIGHLTRLPGDNNLFAFDERYVRDPERPTLSLSFKNSLGGLKLPDRRPIRTKLPPFFSNLLPEGHMREYLAKQGDINPEREFFLLKLLGSDLPGALTVRESRTQPMYLPQTDEMPVVPSDQPAKQVFHFSLAGVQMKFSAIEETQGGLTIPVNGMGGHWIIKLPSAKWNGVPENEYSMMQLAKAMGLIVPEVKLVASDKIEGLPKGVMNAQDFGQSLAIKRFDRGDNERRIHIEDMAQVFGIYPRDKYKKVSYENIGKLLWLEAGEEALLEYVRLLVFNLAIGNGDAHLKNWSLIYPDRRHPKLSPAYDLVSTIAYINEPEMGLSLAKTKNMLEISQASFEAFAKRADLPVRLVVQTALEMAARFEDVWKAQAHELPMGDHVRNRIINHKQQIPLFHELGIGRIKSKTTQAKATSSEQVE from the coding sequence ATGACCGAAATCACTATCCTTGAAGTGTTCTTGTATGAGCAGTTAATCGGGCATCTCACGCGACTGCCCGGTGATAATAACCTGTTTGCTTTCGATGAACGTTATGTGCGTGATCCGGAAAGGCCCACGCTATCCCTTTCGTTTAAAAATTCTTTAGGGGGTCTGAAGTTGCCAGACAGGCGACCGATTCGCACCAAGTTACCCCCATTTTTTTCAAACTTACTGCCAGAAGGCCACATGAGAGAGTATCTGGCCAAACAAGGAGATATTAACCCGGAACGGGAATTTTTCCTGTTGAAGTTGTTAGGGAGCGACTTGCCCGGCGCCTTAACGGTCCGGGAGTCAAGAACCCAGCCCATGTACTTGCCCCAAACCGATGAAATGCCTGTAGTGCCGAGTGATCAACCGGCCAAGCAGGTGTTTCACTTCTCATTGGCCGGGGTTCAGATGAAGTTCTCAGCGATTGAGGAAACCCAGGGAGGCCTTACCATTCCGGTGAATGGGATGGGTGGGCATTGGATCATCAAGTTGCCTTCTGCGAAGTGGAACGGTGTTCCTGAGAATGAATATAGTATGATGCAATTGGCAAAAGCGATGGGGCTAATCGTGCCAGAGGTGAAGCTTGTGGCCTCTGACAAGATAGAGGGATTGCCAAAAGGGGTCATGAACGCTCAGGATTTTGGGCAGTCTTTGGCCATTAAACGATTTGACCGGGGAGACAATGAGCGGCGGATTCATATCGAAGATATGGCTCAGGTTTTTGGCATTTATCCCAGAGATAAGTATAAAAAGGTGAGCTATGAAAATATTGGGAAATTGCTTTGGTTAGAAGCAGGAGAAGAAGCCTTACTGGAATACGTGCGCTTGCTGGTCTTTAACCTTGCGATAGGGAACGGGGATGCCCACCTGAAGAATTGGTCCTTAATATATCCCGATCGACGCCATCCCAAGCTCTCTCCTGCCTACGATCTGGTGTCTACTATCGCTTATATTAATGAACCTGAGATGGGGCTTTCTCTGGCTAAAACCAAAAACATGCTGGAAATATCACAGGCCTCATTCGAGGCTTTTGCCAAAAGGGCAGACTTGCCCGTTCGGCTTGTGGTCCAAACGGCGCTAGAAATGGCCGCTCGCTTTGAGGATGTTTGGAAGGCTCAGGCCCATGAATTGCCGATGGGTGATCACGTCAGGAATAGGATCATCAACCATAAGCAACAAATCCCGCTTTTTCATGAACTAGGCATTGGGCGTATCAAGTCAAAAACAACTCAGGCGAAGGCAACCTCTTCAGAGCAAGTAGAATAG
- the rpoC1 gene encoding DNA-directed RNA polymerase subunit gamma, whose translation MVSTNIDQFDFIKIGIASPERVMNWSHGEVMKPETINYRTLKPERDGLFCERIFGPSKDWECYCGKYKRVRHRGIVCERCGVEVTESKVRRHRMGHIKLAAPVTHIWFLKGIPSYLGLILDMSLKDLEQVIYFNSYVVLDPGNTELKANQLLSEEDYETILEENEEAQLEVGIGAEAIQILLSRLNLQEMSDALKQELEEITGSSQKRVKPLKRLRLVESLLQSGTNPSWMVMDVLPVIPPDLRPMVQLDGGRFATSDLNDLYRRVINRNNRLSRLLEMGAPEIIVRNEKRMLQEAVDALIDNGRRGRTVVGPNNRPLKSLSNIIEGKQGRFRQNLLGKRVDYSGRSVIVVGPRLKLHQCGLPKEMAIELFKPFVINKLIERGESQNIKSAKKTIERQETVVWDVLEEVIKGHPVLLNRAPTLHRLGIQSFEPVLVEGRAIQLHPLVCTAFNADFDGDQMAVHVPLSVEAQTEARMLMMATNNVLQPSTGKPIITPSQDMVLGIYYLTLDNPHATKGAGMKFFSFEDALAAFEAGVIDLHAKVIVRDEGGQLIETTAGRIIFNKTVRQSVLQ comes from the coding sequence GTGGTAAGCACCAATATTGACCAGTTTGATTTCATCAAAATCGGGATTGCCTCGCCCGAGCGCGTAATGAATTGGTCTCACGGCGAGGTGATGAAGCCCGAGACCATTAACTACCGAACCCTGAAGCCCGAGCGGGATGGCCTGTTTTGCGAGCGTATCTTTGGTCCTTCCAAGGACTGGGAGTGCTATTGCGGCAAGTACAAGCGGGTTCGCCACCGAGGCATCGTTTGCGAACGTTGCGGCGTCGAGGTGACTGAATCCAAGGTGCGCCGTCACCGCATGGGCCATATTAAATTGGCCGCACCGGTTACCCATATCTGGTTCCTGAAAGGGATTCCCAGCTACTTGGGCCTGATTCTGGATATGTCCCTGAAGGATTTGGAGCAAGTGATTTACTTCAACTCCTACGTGGTTCTGGATCCGGGAAATACCGAACTGAAGGCCAACCAGTTGCTCTCGGAAGAAGATTACGAAACCATCCTGGAAGAAAACGAAGAAGCTCAGCTAGAAGTTGGTATTGGCGCAGAGGCCATCCAGATTTTGCTGTCCCGCTTGAACTTGCAGGAAATGAGTGATGCCCTGAAGCAAGAGCTGGAAGAAATTACCGGCTCCAGCCAAAAGCGGGTCAAACCGTTGAAGCGTCTGCGCTTGGTGGAATCCCTGCTGCAGAGTGGTACCAACCCTTCCTGGATGGTCATGGACGTATTGCCTGTGATCCCCCCGGACTTGCGCCCCATGGTGCAGCTGGATGGTGGTCGTTTTGCCACTTCCGACCTGAATGATCTGTACCGTCGGGTCATCAACCGGAATAACCGCTTGTCCCGTTTGCTGGAAATGGGCGCTCCGGAAATCATCGTGCGGAACGAAAAGCGGATGTTGCAGGAAGCGGTGGACGCCTTGATTGACAATGGACGTCGTGGCCGTACGGTCGTGGGCCCCAACAACCGCCCTCTGAAGTCCTTGTCCAACATTATTGAAGGAAAACAGGGTCGGTTCCGCCAAAACTTGCTGGGTAAGCGGGTTGACTACTCCGGTCGGAGTGTAATCGTGGTCGGTCCCCGGTTGAAACTGCACCAGTGCGGTTTGCCCAAGGAGATGGCCATTGAGCTGTTCAAGCCCTTTGTCATCAACAAGCTGATTGAACGTGGTGAAAGCCAGAACATCAAGTCGGCCAAAAAGACCATTGAGCGTCAGGAAACTGTGGTTTGGGACGTTCTCGAAGAGGTCATCAAGGGTCACCCTGTTCTGCTGAACCGGGCTCCAACGCTGCACCGTCTGGGGATTCAGTCCTTTGAGCCGGTTTTGGTGGAAGGGCGCGCCATCCAGCTCCACCCGCTGGTTTGTACCGCTTTCAACGCCGACTTTGATGGTGACCAGATGGCCGTTCACGTACCCCTGTCGGTGGAAGCCCAGACGGAAGCCCGCATGCTGATGATGGCTACCAACAACGTATTGCAGCCTTCAACCGGCAAACCGATTATTACTCCCTCCCAGGATATGGTTTTGGGCATTTACTACCTGACCCTGGACAACCCCCACGCCACTAAAGGCGCAGGTATGAAATTCTTTAGCTTTGAAGACGCCCTGGCGGCTTTTGAAGCGGGAGTGATTGATCTGCACGCCAAGGTGATTGTGCGTGATGAAGGTGGTCAACTCATTGAAACCACCGCAGGACGGATTATTTTCAACAAAACCGTCCGTCAATCGGTTCTCCAGTAA